One Panicum virgatum strain AP13 chromosome 9K, P.virgatum_v5, whole genome shotgun sequence genomic region harbors:
- the LOC120651179 gene encoding uncharacterized protein LOC120651179, whose translation MYKKIIQAHGQFCLCDKFVASYLMPGLCIYWDHAFPVQPALQLQLVRKSAHLPAATDYLSHCCQCTTAATKYLAIHYQCHGLLLAPTSLGDFCFLLAKMTKKSGYGRATCDAHHDQSKITGEANQQKKHGQSNSSSGYQTPATAKRKTWRKYLTFLSMFHNKMKHKKSDTKAPTGLKQRRKNPKRSPSPVLQECSNLVRVIQRTAADCFAAAAGGGDEDELPCYMQLDQVSYGVKREAFGPIYLVT comes from the exons ATGTACAAAAAAATTATCCAAGCGCATGGGCAATTTTGTCTTTGCGATAAGTTTGTAGCATCTTATTTAATGCCTGGCCTTTGTATTTACTGGGACCATGCATTTCCAGTTCAGCCTGCCCTACAGCTGCAGCTAGTCAGAAAGTCTGCTCATCTGCCAGCAGCCACTGACTACCTGAGCCATTGCTGCCAATGCACTACTGCAGCTACTAAATACTTGGCGATCCATTACCAATGCCATGGCCTGCTCTTAGCTCCAACTAGCCTCGGTGATTTTTGTTTTCTGCTGGCCAAGATGACGAAGAAGAGTGGTTATGGGAGGGCTACGTGTGATGCTCACCATGACCAATCCAAG ATCACGGGAGAAGCAAATCAGCAAAAGAAGCATGGGCAGAGCAACAGTTCATCAGGGTACCAAACTCCTGCGACTGCGAAGAGGAAGACGTGGAGGAAGTACCTGACGTTCCTGTCGATGTTCCACAACAAGATGAAGCACAAAAAGTCGGATACCAAGGCACCAACCGGCCTcaagcagaggaggaagaacccGAAGCGCTCGCCCAGTCCAGTGCTCCAAGAATGCAGCAACCTTGTCCGCGTTATCCAGCGGACGGCGGCAGATTgcttcgcggcggcggccggcggtggtgatGAAGACGAGCTGCCATGTTACATGCAGCTTGACCAGGTGAGCTACGGCGTGAAGAGGGAGGCCTTCGGACCGATCTACCTCGTCACATGA